The following proteins are co-located in the Paralichthys olivaceus isolate ysfri-2021 chromosome 10, ASM2471397v2, whole genome shotgun sequence genome:
- the klhl41a gene encoding kelch-like protein 41a, whose protein sequence is MDPQGLREDLRLFQSTLLQDGLKELLNENKLIDCILKVGDRSIPCHRLILAACSPYFRELYFAEDGKDLKKSEVVLENVDPNVMEVIVNYMYSADIDINENNVQDILVVANRFQIPSVFTVCVNFLQKHLSKKNCLAIYRLGLMLNCARLALAARDHIADRFETISKDEDFFDLSPPELLAIIGADALNVEKEEMVFETLMKWIRKDKEKHLKSLVEAFDCIRFRLLPEKYFKEKVEKDDLIKADPELLKKIKVIKEAFAGKLPEKKKGQDGEEGEEGEEEKLPGYLNNSRRYGMYAKDMVLMINDTAAVAYDSQENECFLAAMSEHIPRNHVSLTSKKNNLYVLGGLFVDEEDKENPLQCYFYQLDSLSSEWIALPPMASPRCLFGIGEFENLIFAVAGKDLQSDESHDTVMCYDTEKMKWTETKKLPLKIHGHCVVSENGLVYCIGGKTDDNKSTNKMFAYNHKRSEWKEVASMTTPRSMFGAVIHKGRIIVAGGVNEDGLTAACEAYDFATNKWSPFTEFPQERSSVNLVSCDGLLYAVGGFALVENENKECAPGEITDIWQYEDDMKQWTGMIKEMRYAAGASCVSMRLNAARMPKL, encoded by the exons ATGGATCCCCAAGGCCTGAGGGAAGATCTGCGTTTGTTTCAGAGCACTCTGCTCCAGGACGGACTCAAAGAGCTTCTGAACGAGAATAAGTTAATCGACTGTATCTTAAAAGTTGGAGACAGGAGCATCCCCTGCCACCGGCTCATTCTGGCAGCATGTAGTCCTTATTTCCGGGAGCTTTACTTCGCTGAGGATGGCAAGGATTTGAAAAAATCTGAGGTTGTTCTCGAGAACGTGGATCCCAATGTAATGGAGGTGATTGTGAACTACATGTACTCAGCAGACATAGACATCAATGAGAACAATGTGCAGGATATTTTGGTTGTTGCCAATCGCTTCCAGATCCCCTCGGTGTTCACGGTCTGTGTGAACTTCCTGCAGAAGCATCTATCAAAGAAAAACTGCCTCGCCATCTACAGACTGGGACTGATGCTGAACTGCGCCCGATTGGCACTGGCAGCTCGAGATCACATCGCAGATCGGTTTGAAACCATTTCCAAGGATGAGGATTTCTTTGACCTTTCTCCTCCTGAACTCCTTGCTATTATTGGAGCAGATGCACTAAATGTGGAAAAGGAGGAAATGGTGTTTGAGACTCTCATGAAGTGGATCAGGaaggacaaagagaagcacttgaAATCCTTGGTAGAGGCTTTCGATTGCATTCGCTTCCGTTTGCTCCCAGAGAAGTACTTCAAGGAAAAGGTAGAGAAAGATGACCTCATCAAGGCCGATCCAGAGCTTCTCAAGAAAATCAAAGTCATCAAGGAAGCCTTTGCTGGGAAGCTGCCCGAGAAGAAAAAGGGACAAGAtggtgaggaaggagaggaaggagaggaggaaaagttgCCTGGCTACCTGAACAATAGCCGCAGATATGGCATGTATGCCAAAGACATGGTGCTGATGATCAATGACACTGCTGCTGTGGCCTACGACAGCCAGGAGAACGAATGCTTTCTCGCTGCGATGTCTGAGCACATCCCACGAAACCATGTCAGTCTGACATCAAAGAAGAACAACCTGTATGTGTTGGGTGGACTCTTTGTCgatgaagaagacaaagaaaacccGTTGCAATGTTACTTCTACCAG TTGGACAGTCTTTCTTCTGAATGGATCGCTCTGCCACCAATGGCCTCCCCCAGGTGTCTCTTCGGTATAGGGGAGTTTGAGAATCTCATCTTTGCTGTAGCAGGAAAAGATTTACAGTCCGACGAGTCGCATGACACAGTTATGTGTTATGACACTGA AAAAATGAAGTGGACTGAGACAAAAAAGTTGCCCCTGAAGATCCACGGCCACTGTGTTGTCTCTGAGAACGGGCTGGTTTACTGTATCGGAGGCAAAACAGATGACAA TAAATCAACCAATAAGATGTTTGCATACAACCACAAGAGGTCAGAGTGGAAGGAGGTGGCCTCCATGACGACGCCCAGATCGATGTTCGGAGCAGTTATCCACAAAGGGAGAATTATTGTGGCTGGAGGCGTCAATGAAGACGGACTCACAGCTGCCTGTGAAGCCTATGACTTTGCAACCAACAA GTGGTCACCCTTCACAGAGTTTCCCCAGGAGAGGAGTTCAGTCAACCTGGTCAGCTGTGATGGGCTGCTGTACGCTGTCGGAGGCTTCGCTTTGGTGGAGAATGAGAACAAAGAGTGTGCCCCCGGTGAAATCACTGACATTTGGCA GTATGAAGATGACATGAAACAGTGGACTGGAATGATCAAAGAGATGCGTTACGCAGCCGGAGCGTCATGTGTGTCCATGCGTCTAAATGCAGCCAGAATGCCTAAACTGTAA
- the bbs5 gene encoding BBSome complex member BBS5, translating to MASVLDALWEDRDVRFDITAQQMKTRPGEALIDCLDSIEDTKGNNGDRGRLLVTNLRIIWHSLALPRVNLSVGYNSIINITTRTANSKLRGQTEALYILTKSNNTRFEFIFTNVVPGSPRLFTSVIAVHRAYETSKMYRDLKLRAALIQNKQLRLLPREQVYDKINGVWNLSSDQGNLGTFFITNVRIVWHANMNESFNVSIPFLQIWSIRIRDSKFGLALVIESSRQSGGYVLGFKIDPVDKLQDALKEINSLHKVYSANPIFGVDYEMEEKPQPLEELTVEQPPDDVEIEPDEQTDAFTAYFADGNKQQDREPVFSEDLGLAIEKLKDGFTLNGLWEVMG from the exons ATGGCGTCTGTTTTAGACGCTCTGTGGGAAGACAGAGACGTGAGATTCGACATCACAGCGCA GCAGATGAAAACCCGTCCAGGAGAAGCGCTCATTGACTGTCTGGACTCCATAGAGGACACGAAAGGAAACAACGGAGATCGAG gacGATTGTTGGTAACTAACCTGAGGATCATCTGGCACTCCCTGGCCCTGCCAAGAGTCAATTTGT ctgTGGGTTACAACTCTATCATTAACATCACAACAAGGACAGCTAACTCA AAACTGAGAGGTCAAACTGAAGCGCTCTACATCTTAACAAAGTCCAACAACACACGATTTGAGTTCATTTTCACAAATGTGGTTCCAGGAAGTCCACGGCTCTTTACTTCTGTCATTGCTGTACACAG AGCCTATGAGACCTCTAAAATGTACAGGGACCTGAAGCTGCGAGCTGCTCTCATTCAAAATAAGCAGCTGAGACTTTTGCCCCGGGAGCAAGTGTATGATAAAATTAATGGAGTTTGGAATTTATCCAGTGATCAG ggTAATCTTGGGACTTTCTTCATCACAAATGTTCGGATCGTGTGGCATGCCAATATGAATGAGAGCTTCAATGTCAGCATTCCTTTCCTCCAAATT TGGTCTATCAGAATAAGAGACTCAAAGTTTGGCCTGGCTTTGGTGATAGAGAGTTCACGTCAg AGTGGTGGCTACGTGCTTGGATTTAAGATCGACCCTGTGGATAAGCTTCAAGACGCCCTGAAGGAAATCAACTCATTGCATAAGGTTTACTCTGCCAACCCTATCTTTGGAGTGGACTATGAAATGGAAGAAAAG CCCCAACCCCTGGAAGAACTCACCGTGGAACAGCCCCCTGATGATGTGGAAATTGAGCCTGATGAGCAGACTGATGCTttcact GCCTACTTTGCTGATGGCAATAAG caaCAAGACCGTGAGCCAGTTTTCTCTGAGGACCTGGGCCTCGCCATCGAAAAGCTAAAAGATGGCTTCACACTTAATGGACTGTGGGAAGTCATGGGCTGA
- the ppig gene encoding peptidyl-prolyl cis-trans isomerase G has translation MGIKAQRTRCFFDIGISNVLVGRVVVELFSDICPKTCENFRCLCTGEKGIGKGTQKPLHYKGCLFHRVVKDFMIQGGDFSEGNGKGGESIYGGFFEDESFAVKHNKEYLLSMANRGKDTNGSQFFITTKPSPHLDGVHVVFGHVISGQEVVQTMENQKTDPNSRPYADVKVLNCGELVPKSKAKKDEKKRAQASSSSSSSSDSESSSDSSSDSEESEKESKKRKKKAKKLKKKQKKREKKRSEDESAEEKEQEETVTSTVRPEEIPPIPENRFLMRRSPQAVQKSNEVAEKDQRHKEERPRESSSTTYNSQSAYHRRLVMTRSGRKIKGRGPRRYRTPSRSRSRSRDRFRRSETPPHWRQELQRQRMRAVTGERWIKGDRGDMNEAKDEAAKAPRRERRASSTKRERTAEGKKDKKSRSHRSKSKEEETAEDEKHRKHKAKKQDKSPSRSKSREKSRRSKSRDKGHKHNSDERRGRSTSKNQDSNKKEKESESDGTKDKNKSHESDKKHKEDTKGRNGERTRAKSKSKERTTSKDGHRSSSRNRDRRGTSKDKEEKREKDRERGREQSRSQERRRDNERENKRRGTSRDRERRTRSPDRNKTRDSHRSRRTRSKSNKRDHSKDHSSHRKDKVAASQRRGRSSSSESDRNEKSKSRKRPDSKTRPNSKSKDRRSPDRSRPRPDSTKGKERKDSKRNKSSSSSSSDSD, from the exons ATGGGGATCAAGGCTCAGCGCACACGGTGCTTCTTTGATATTGGCATCAGTAATGTGCTCG TTGGCAGAGTTGTGGTggagttgttttcagacatctgTCCCAAAACGTGTGAAAACTTCAGATGCCTCTGCACAG GTGAGAAAGGCATTGGTAAAGGAACTCAGAAACCTCTGCACTACAAGGGATGTCTGTTCCACCGTGTTGTAAAAGACTTCATGATTCAAGGGGGAGATTTCAGTGAGG GCAATGGAAAAGGAGGTGAATCCATCTATGGAGGCTTTTTTGAAG ATGAAAGCTTCGCTGTTAAACACAACAAGGAATACCTCCTGTCGATGGCCAATAGAGGCAAAGATACAAATGGATCCCAGTTTTTCAT AACAACAAAACCCTCACCGCATCTGGACGG AGTCCATGTGGTTTTTGGTCATGTGATCTCTGGCCAAGAGGTTGTTCAAACCATGGAGAACCAGAAAACAGATCCTAACAGCCGACCATATGCAGATGTGAAAGTTTTAAACTGTGGAGAGCTGGTCCCCAAATCTAAAG CCAAGaaggatgaaaaaaagagagcgCAAGCCTCCAGTTCCAGCAGTAGCTCCAGCGACTCTGAAAGCTCCTCAGATTCCTCCTCGGACTCTGAAGAGTCTGAGAAAGAATCCAAGAAGcggaaaaaaaaggcaaagaagctaaaaaagaaacagaagaagagggagaagaaaag GTCAGAAGATGAAAGTGCTgaagagaaggaacaagagGAGACGGTTACATCTACTGTTCGTCCTGAAGAAATCCCACCCATCCCAGAGAACCGATTCCTCATGAGAAGAAGTCCACAGGCAGTCCAAAAATCGAATGAAGTGGCTGAAAAGGATCAGAGACATAAAGAGGAAAGGCCGAGAGAGAG TTCTAGCACAACATATAATTCTCAATCAGCATATCACAGAAGACTGGTGATGACGAGATCTGGCAGGAAAATTAAAGGCAGAGGTCCGAGG AGGTACCGCACACCATCTCGCTCTCGTTCAAGGTCCAGAGACCGTTTTCGGCGAAGTGAAACTCCTCCACACTGGCGTCAAGAGCTGCAGCGTCAGAGAATGAGAGCAGTCACTGGAGAGCGCTGGATTAAGGGTGACAG AGGTGACATGAATGAAGCCAAGGATGAAGCTGCTAAAGCACCGAGAAGAGAGAGACGAGCCTCCAGCACTAAGCGTGAAAGAACAGCTGAGGgtaaaaaagacaagaaaagtcGGTCACATAGATCCAAAagcaaagaggaagaaacagcAGAGGATGAGAAGCATAGAAAACACAAGGCAAAGAAACAAGATAAATCTCCAAGTCGCAgtaaaagcagagaaaagagtAGAAGGTCAAAAAGCAGAGATAAGGGGCACAAGCACAATAGTGATGAGAGGAGAGGTCGCTCAACAAGCAAAAACCAAGACAGtaataagaaagaaaaggaatcCGAATCTGATGGTActaaagataaaaacaagagCCACGAATCTGACAAAAAACATAAAGAGGACACAAAAGGGAGAAATGGTGAGAGAACTAGAGCAAAGTCAAAAAGCAAGGAAAGAACAACTTCAAAAGATGGACATAGATCGAGTAGCAGAAACAGGGATAGACGTGGAACTtcaaaagacaaagaggaaaaacgagagaaggacagagagaggggcaggGAACAAAGCAGGAGTCAGGAAAGACGACGTGACAATgaaagagagaacaagaggagaggaacatccaGGGATAGGGAACGTCGCACAAGAAGTCCAGATAGAAATAAGACTAGAGACTCTCACAGAAGCAGGCGCACCAGAAGTAAGAGTAATAAGAGAGATCACAGCAAGGACCATTCATCTCATAGAAAAGACAAAGTAGCTGCCAGCCAAAGGAGAGGACGTAGCAGCAGCTCCGAGAGTGACCGAAATGAGAAAAGTAAAAGCCGAAAGAGACCAGATTCCAAAACAAGACCAAATAGTAAATCTAAAGACAGACGAAGTCCAGATAGATCCAGACCAAGACCAGATAGTacaaaaggcaaagaaagaaaggacaGCAAGAGGAATAAATCGAGTTCAAGCTCCAGCTCTGACAGCGACTGA
- the fastkd1 gene encoding FAST kinase domain-containing protein 1, mitochondrial, giving the protein MFRLRCGTSCLRRLLHVGTVNRDQVLEQLRVCSAEDQVLDMVGKHKAKLTVSHVSCAVGMLWQFQREKPEMLRTVELIRTHPQFLTLRVLAENKIALMNDFILVDMLYHFLRLNVDPRDTLVQQMVSEAWLRLDRLQMASLSKFAICLTDQHLQQSPLMGHITSIVDQKLSSIDDARILTILMISTSYLVSTRLRDALVSRVDELIDTMDPSNYNNLRRVVQFLRNMKYSYHPLLEKCNQLLLSSISQLDAENISIIMGLYQSLQFNQCDFRLAAKKRLIELIDSSSDPFSFSKLFVALAPLASLEIREGLENTALLLADELNAQQALAVAEALEESQSRNLTLLNKIASVIQRNLHVYKPVEVARITQALYLLQYQNPELFTKLRKIMVNFLQHSFLPQEVTMLTRILCMLPSPRLEEAIKSRVEAVVNQCSLNNLNTISSAISKWVRNDPSYRHNTPSKYVHLLQILNCSSHERLQTADRLDLLLEELKYSSGEWFEEMLLEETIVTLERMMDQINWNSVSDLGFFLTRMNHLCPPLMDRIASVVIKEIDKIHHSATYATLLPFSILSYDPPQADELYDVCIQRFTPHIRSFDPHLLVLLAYSLALADRFPEELIREIFSIDFLGKLDSQLETLPDSLNMRTRMRLMELNRAVCLECPEFQVPWFHESYCQQLQKKWNGSVSPVQQQIHKMLGEVLGGINFVQVAVITPYYYTIDIEFILDKHLQPLPYTTLSTLQISDRGKVHWGLSSLENDKHELPPGAQRVAVNFLESKCFCRNSHHMRGEALMRKRHLEILGYRVVQIPHFEWNSMELSTHDAWKEYLKRKIFNELSL; this is encoded by the exons ATGTTCCGGCTCCGGTGTGGGACCTCCTGCCTCCGTAGGCTCCTCCACGTGGGTACGGTTAACCGGGACCAGGTTCTGGAGCAGCTGAGGGTCTGCTCGGCAGAGGATCAGGTGTTGGACATGGTGGGCAAGCACAAGGCCAAGCTCACCGTGAGCCATGTGAGCTGTGCTGTGGGGATGCTGTGGCAGTTCCAGAGGGAGAAACCTGAAATGCTCAGGACCGTGGAGCTCATCAGGACTCACCCACAGTTCCTCACTCTCCGGGTTTTGGCTGAGAACAAAATCGCTCTAATGAATGATTTCATCCTGGTGGACATGCTTTATCATTTCCTCAG actGAATGTGGATCCACGTGACACTCTTGTACAACAGATGGTTTCTGAAGCATGGCTCAGACTAGACCG aTTGCAGATGGCTTCCCTGTCTAAGTTTGCCATTTGTCTCACTGATCAGCACCTTCAACAAAGTCCTCTCATGGGCCACATCACCAGCATAGTGGATCAGAAGCTGTCGTCCATTGATGACGCCAG GATCCTCACGATACTCATGATAAGCACTTCATACCTGGTGTCTACCCGGCTGCGGGACGCCTTGGTCAGCAGAGTAGATGAACTCATTGACACCATGGATCCCTCAAATTACAATAACCTTCGCAGAGTGGTGCAGTTCCTGCGCAACATGAAGTATAGCTACCATCCCCTGCTGGAGAAGTGCAACCAGCTCCTGTTGTCCAGCATTTCCCAGCTGGACGCAGAGAATATCAGCATCATCATGGGGCTGTATCAGTCGCTGCAGTTCAACCAATGTGACTTCAGGCTGGCTGCAAAAAAAAGACTGATAGAACTGATTGATTCCAGCTCTGATCCTTTCTCCTTCTCTAAACTGTTTGTCGCGCTGGCTCCCTTGGCCAGTCTGGAGATCAGAGAAGG GTTGGAGAACACAGCCCTCCTGTTGGCTGACGAGCTCAATGCACAGCAGGCTCTGGCTGTAGCTGAAGCACTAGAAGAAAGTCAGAGCAGGAACCTCACCTTGCTGAACAA AATTGCATCAGTGATCCAGAGGAACCTTCATGTGTATAAACCAGTGGAAGTGGCCAGAATCACACAAGCCCTTTATCTGTTGCAGTACCAGAATCCTGAACTCTTCACTAAACTAAGAAAAATCATGGTCAA CTTTTTGCAGCACAGCTTCTTACCCCAAGAGGTGACCATGCTGACCCGCATTCTTTGCATGCTGCCCAGCCCGCGGCTCGAAGAGGCCATAAAGTCGCGCGTGGAGGCAGTGGTGAATCAGTGCAGCCTCAACAACCTCAACACCATTTCTTCTGCCATCTCCAAGTGGGTACGGAACGATCCGTCCTACCGCCACAACACTCCCAGCAAGTACGTCCACCTGCTGCAGATTCTGAACTGCTCCAGCCATGAGAGGCTGCAGACCGCTGACCGGCTCGACCTGCTGCTCGAGGAGCTGAAGTACTCGTCAGGGGAGTGGTTTGAAGAGATGTTGCTGGAGGAGACGATAGTCACGCTGGAGAGAATGATGGATCAGATAAACTGGAACAGTGTTTCGGATCTGGGTTTCTTCTTAACCAGGATGAATCACCTCTGCCCTCCGCTGATGGACCGAATCGCCAGTGTGGTGATTAAAGAGATTGACAAG ATTCACCACTCGGCAACATACGCCACCCTGCTACCCTTCTCTATCCTGAGTTATGATCCTCCACAAGCAGACGAGTTGTATGACGTGTGCATTCAGCGTTTCACTCCTCATATCA GATCCTTTGACCCACACCTGCTCGTTCTCCTGGCGTACTCTCTGGCTCTGGCTGACCGTTTCCCTGAAGAACTCATCAGAGAAATCTTCAGTATTGACTttctgggaaaactggattccCAACTAGAAA CTCTGCCGGATTCCCTCAACATGCGGACCCGAATGCGCCTCATGGAGCTCAATCGCGCCGTGTGCCTGGAGTGTCCTGAGTTCCAGGTGCCGTGGTTTCACGAGAGCTACTGCCAGCAGCTGCAAAAGAAAT GGAATGGCTCTGTGAGTCccgtgcagcagcagatccacaAAATGCTGGGTGAAGTTCTTGGTGGGATTAACTTTGTACAAGTAGCTGTCATCACTCCGTATTATTATACCATAG acatTGAATTTATTCTGGACAAACACCTGCAGCCACTGCCGTACACTACCCTGAGCACACTGCAGATCTCAGACAGAGGGAAGGTTCACTGGGGGCTGAGCTCCCTGGAAAATGACAAGCATGAGCTGCCGCCCGGAGCTCAGCG AGTGGCTGTGAACTTTCTTGAATCAAAGTGCTTCTGCAGAAACTCTCACCACATGAGAGGTGAAGCCCTGATGAGAAAACGACACCTTGAAATTCTGGGATATCGTGTTGTTCAG ATACCTCACTTTGAATGGAACTCCATGGAGCTTTCAACACACGATGCTTGGAAGGAATATCTAAAGAGGAAAATATTCAATGAGCTTTCTTTATGA